The window GCCGGCGCTCCCGGCAGGCGAGGTGCTGTATCTGGGGGATCTGCCCCGTCGCGTCGATGCCGTCAACGTGACGCGCGGCCAGGTGCTGCAGGGTGCGGCGATGATCGTGTCGGGTGCGACGATCACCGTGAGCGGCAGCGCGGCCCCCGCGGACGCGGCGTTGCTGACCGTCGGGGGCGAGGCGACATTCGAGCTGCCCGACGGCACCCCGCACCGCGCGGTGATCTCCGCCCTCACACCCGGGCCGACCCAGGGCGACCGCTGGGAGATCGCCCTGCAGCCCGACGAGCTCACGACCGAGCAGGCGATGCAACTGCAGGGCAGCAATGTGCGCGTGTCGCTGCCGGTGGGTGCGACCGCCGGCGAGGTGCTGTTCGCCCCGCTCGCCGCGCTCACTGCGGGCCCGGGCGGTGAGGCCCGCGTCGAGGTCGTCGAGGGCGATCCCCGCGACGGCGCCGACGCGGTCACCCGGCTGGTGGCCGTGGAGACCGGACTGGCAGCCGGGGGATCGGTGGAGATCGTGTCGGCCGACGGCGCACTGAGCGAGGGCGACCTCGTGGTGGTCGGCCGGTGACCCAGGCGCTGCTCGAACTGCACGATGTCACGCGGTCGTTCCCCGGGCCTCCGGAGGTGCAGGCGCTGAAGGGCGTGAACCTGCGGGTGGACCGCGGCGACTACGTGTCGATCGTCGGTTCCAGCGGCTCGGGCAAGTCGACGATGCTCAACATCCTGGGGTTGCTGGACCGCCCGAGCGTCGGGGAGTACCGCATCGATGGCGTCGTCACCGGCACGCTCACGGAGAACGAGCGCGCCGCCGTGCGCGCTCGCCGCATCGGTTTCGTCTTCCAGTCCTTCCACCTCATGCCCAGGCGCACCGTGCTGGACAACGTGCTCATGCCGATGCTGTACAGCGGGGTACCCCGCGGCGAACGGGAACACCGCGCCCGCCGCACGCTGGAGCGGGTGGGGTTGAGTCACCGCACGGAGTTCCTGCCCACGACCCTTTCGGGCGGGGAGCGGCAGCGCGTCGCCGTCGCGAGGGCCGTGGTGAGCACGCCCAGTGTGCTGTTGGCAGACGAACCCACCGGGAACCTCGATGCCGCGACGTCGGAAGAGGTCATGGCGCTGTTCGACGACCTCCGCGCCGACGGGCTCACGCTCGTGGTGATCACCCACGATGCCGCGGTGGCAGCCCTCGCCGACCGTCGCGTGCGCATCGCGGACGGCCGCCTGACGGAGGAAGCCTGATGGTCCGCTGGTTCCGGCGGCGCCGCGCCGCGGCATCCGACCCCATCGCAACCCACATTCTCGTGACGCAGGTGCCGCGGGCCGACCGGTACACGGCGGCGGATCTGCTGGTCGAGGCCACCGCCGATATCGGGTCGCGTCCCGGACGGCTCGCCATGACCCTCGTGGGAACCGTGCTCGGCATCGGCGCGCTGGTCGCCACGATCGGCTTCTCGCAGACCGCCGCACACCAGATCGCCCGGCAGTTCGACGCCGTCAAGGCGACGCAGGTCGTCGTCGCCCCCGGTGAGGCGCGTACCTCCTCCGGCGGCAGCGCGGCGACCACACGGCTGCCGTGGGACGGTGTGGACCGCGTCGTGCGGCTGGTCGGAGTGGAGGCGGCCACCCTCATCGCCGACGTGTCGCTGGGCACCGACACCATCACGGCCGTGCCGGTCAACGACCCGTCGGCGCCGGCGACGGCCTCGCCGGATCTCATCGCCTCGACACCCGGTCTGCTCGACGTGTTGGGCGGACATCTCGTCACCGGGCGGATGTTCGACGCCGGCCATGACGAGCGCGCGGACCGCGTCGTCGTGCTCGGCGCCGGTGCCGCCGAACGGCTCGGCATCAACCGGGTCGACAGTCAGCCGTCGGTGTTCATCGGCGGGGTGCCCTACGCCGTGCTCGGCGTGTTCGACGGCGTCCAGGCGCGCGGCGACCTGCTCGACGCGGTCGTCGTCCCCATGCGCACCGCCCGCCACGAGCGCGCGCTGGGCGCACCCGGCCAGATGCAGATCCGCATCGTCATGGGCACCGGCCCGCAGGTCGGGGAGCAGTCGGCGATCGCGCTGTCGCCGGATGCGCCGGAGAACCTCGAGGTCTCCGCGCCTTCGGCCCGCTCCGACCTCGGCGATTCGGTCAGCGCCGACGTCAACGTGGTGTTCCTCGTCCTCGGGGGCATCGTGCTCCTGGCCGGCGCGCTGGGCATCGCGAACGTCACCATGCTCAACGTCATCGAGCGGGTGCCGGAGATCGGGCTGCGCCGCGCGCTGGGGTCGACCGGGCGTCAGATCGCGTCGCAGTTCGTCGTGGAGTCGATCATCATCGGGTTGCTGGGCGGGCTGCTGGGCGCCGCCCTGGCGGTGCTGTCGGTCGTGGGTTTCGCCGCGGTGCAGCAGTGGACGCCGGTGATCAACCCTTGGATCGCGGTGGGCGGCGCGGTGCTCGGCGCCGTGGTGGGGCTGGTCGCCGGTTGGTTCCCGGCGCGACGGGCGTCGCGGATCGAGCCGGTTACCGCGCTGCGCGGCGGGAGCTGAGCCTGCGCCGCTGCCGCCGAGTGAGTATTCGTCGCGCCGAGTGAGTATTCGTCACGCCGAGTGAGTACCGGGAGTCCTCCTGTGCCGGGAAGGCCTACAGCACCTTGCCGTACCAGCGTGTCGCGTTGGGGTTGTCGTTGTAGGGCTCGATCGCCTCGAAACCGGATGCCGCGTACAGCCGTCCCGCGGCTTGGAGCGTGTGGTGGGTGTCGAGGACGAGTTCGCCCGCTCCCCACTCCCGCGCCCTCGCCTCGAGCCCGGCCAGCAGCACCCGCCCCCAGCCGCGGCCACGCGTCTCGGGTCGCAGGAACAGGTGCTTCACCTCATAGCGCCGGCCGTGGGGACCGTCGGGGATGAGACGGATGCCACCGCAGCCGACCGCTCGACCGTCGTCGTCCAGCGCCAGCAGGAAAACGCCAGCCGGCGGGGTGAACGTATTCACTTCGGGGAATACGGTGCGATACGCCTGCTCGGGGAAGCCCTCGGCCCGCATCCCGAAGTACTCGGTCAGCAGCTCTCGCGCGGTGGGATCGTCGACGGGCGCGGGACGCAGGCTCACCATGGCTTCGAGCGTAGCCCCGTAGGCTGGAGCCATGACGACACGCGTGGCCATCGTGGGCGGGACCGGCAAGCTCGGCAGCATCGTCCGCGACGTGGTGGCCGACCTGGACGACTTCGAACTGGTGGCTTCACTGTCGTCGTCGAGCGATCTGGCCGAGATGGATGCCGCCGACCTGGTCGTTGACACCTCGACCCCGGCCGTCTCGATCGACGCCGTGCGCCACGCCATCGAGCAGGGCAAGCAGCTGCTGATCGGCACCTCGGGCTGGTCGGCCGAGCGCATCGCACTGGTGCGCCCGCTCGTGCAGCAAGCCGGCACCGGCGCGGTGTTCATCCCGAACTTCTCGCTCGGCTCCGTGCTCGGCTCGGCGCTGGCGGCGGCATCGGCCCCGTTCTTCCCCTCGATCGAGATCATCGAGGCGCACCGCGAGACCAAGGTCGACTCGCCCAGCGGCACCGCAGTGCGTACCGCCGAGCTCATCGCCGCCGGCCGCGCCGCCGTCGGCCCGGTCGAGTCTCCCTACGTCGACCAGCGGGCGCGCGGTCAGCAGGTCGCGAGCGTGCCGATCCATTCGCTGCGCCGCCCCGGCGTGGTCGCCCGTCAGGAGACGATCCTGTCGGGTCCGGGGGAGTCGCTGTCGATCGTGCACGACACGATCGATCCGGCGCGCGCCTACGCCCCCGGCATCCGGCTGGCGCTGCAGGCTGCCCGTGACGCCCGCGGTGTCACGGTGGGGCTGGACAGCTTCCTCGACATCGGGTTGCGTGTCCCTGGGACCGAGTCGACCGGCAAGCCGGTCGACGAGGGCGGCGTACCGGGCCAGGTCGCTCGCACCACCGGCGCATGAGCACCCGCATCGGCGTCGCCGTGATGGCGACGATGCTCGCGCTGTACATCGCGCTGGTCGCCCACCGCGGCTGGCTACTGCTGACCAGCGGCGAGCCGGTGGGCATCGCCATGGGCGTCGCGCTGTTCGTGCTGCCGCTCCTGGCGGCATGGGCGCTGGGGCGTGAACTGTGGTTCGGCATCCGCGCGCAGCAGGTGGGGCGGCGGCTCGAGGCCGAAGGCGCCATCCCGACCGAGGCCGTCGCGACCCGTCCCAGCGGTCGTCCGCTGCGGGAGGATGCCGATGCCCTCTTCCCCGCGTACCGCGCCGCCGTGGAGGCCGCTCCCGACGACTGGCGTGCCTGGTACCGGCTGGGTCTGGCCTACGACGGTGCCGGCGACCGCCGTCGCGCCCGTGGCGCGGTGCGGCGGGCTATCGCGCTGGAGCGCAGGGACCGCAGGGACCGCAGGGAGCGCGCCGAGCGGGCCGAGCAGGGCTAAACCGCCAGCGCCGCCGCGACCGCCGCCTCGACGGTGGGGTGGTCGAAGGTGAATCCGGTGCGCTGCAGCACCTCGGGCACGACGTGCGCATCGGTCGTCAGCAGCGCCTCGGTCGCGTCGCGGCCCAGCACCAGCCGCAGCGCCCAGACCGGCGCGCGCAGCACGTAGGGGCGGTTCAGCTGCACCGCCAGGGCGAAGCCGAGGTCGTTCGCCGTGGCCCGCTGCGGGCCGACCAGGTTGACCGGTCCCTCGATGTCGCCGGTGATGACGTGCCTGATCGCGCGCACCTGATCGTCCAGGGAGATCCACGGCCACACCTGCGTGCCGCGGCCGATGGGGCCGGCCAGCCCCGCCCGGGTGAGCAGAATGAGGGGCTTCAGGACCCCGTCGCGGTGGACCACCGGTGCGGTGCGCAGGACGGCGACGCGCGCGCGGTCGCCGGCGGCGAACGCCGCGGACTCCCACTCGCCGCACAGGTCCGCCAGGAACGTTTCGCCGCGGCCGGAATGCTCGGTCAGCGGTGTGCCGGGCGCCGAGCCGTAGTACCCGACCGCCGATGCCGACACGAACGCCGGTGCGTCGTCGCCGAGGGCGCGCACGGCCGAAGCGAGGGCCTGCGTCGGGGTGATGCGCGACCACAGCAGTTCGTGCCGGTACGACGCCGTCCAGGGGAACCGGCCGATGCTCGCGCCGTTGAGACCCACGACGGCGTCCGCGCCCGCGAGCACCGCGGGATCCAGCGGCCGGTCGTCACGGAGCCAGGTCACCTCATCGGGTGCGGTCGGCTCGTGCCGCACGAGCGTGGTGACACCGATGCCGTCGGCGCGCAGCGATCGGGCGAGGGCGCGGCCGATCAGGCCGGAGGCGCCGGCGAGCACCACACGCCGCGGAATCGGTTGGTCCGTCATCAGGCGAGGGTCGCCTCGAGGGTGATCTCGATGCCGGCGAGGGCCGCCGAGACGGGGCAGCCGGTCTTGGCTTCTTCGGCCAGCCGGGCGAAGTCCTCCGGAGACAGGCCCGGCACGGTGGCGTTGACGTTGAGGTGGCTGCCGGTGATGCCCTTGCCGGGGACGAACGTGACCGACGCGGTCGTCTCGATCTGCTCCGGCGGGGTGCCGTTCTCGGCGAGGGCCAGGGAGAAGGCCATGCTGAAGCACGCCGAATGCGCGGCGGCGATGAGCTCCTCCGGTGTCGTCACCGACGACGATCCTTCGCTGCGGGCCTTCCAGTTCACTGCGAACGGGCCCTGGTTGGAGCTTTCCAGTGCGGTCTCGCCGGAGCCTTCGAACAGGCTGCCCTTCCACGTGGTGCTGGCTTCGCTCGTGACGCTCATGCTGGTCCTCCCGGTCCGGGGCGCGGGTGCGCTTCCGGTGCGAGCCTAACCGGGTGGATGCCGCGGCGAAACGCCGCAGGCCCGCTCAGGCCGCGGTGGGGCGGGCGCGACCGACCAGGCCGATCCGCTGCAGCAGCAGGTATAGCCGGCACCCGAGGCACAGCCCGAACACGGCGTTGAGGAAGGCCGCCATGAACGCCATCGCCGCCGCGATCGGCAGCGCCCAGGGGACCCCTGCCAGGTGCAGCGCGAGCCCGACGACGCTGACGAACAGGCCGACGCCCTGCGCGAACCGGGGCGGGCGGGGGTCTTCCAGGTCGGTCGGCGGCGCCAGTCGAGCCTGGATGAACCGGCGGTACAGCACGCCCCAGGGTGCGGTGCGCGGGGAGAGCACGCCCCACAGGAACAGCAATGCCACGACGAGCAGGGCGAGGAAGCCGGGGTCGAGGGCGCGCTGCGCGAGCGAGGCGGAGGAGACGGTCCAGCCCTGGGGCAGGAACACCTCGTCGGCGAGCGGCTGATAGGCGAACCAGCCGAAGGGGCCGCGCGCCGTGGAGATGCCGACCAGGCTCAGCAGCACCGTCCCCAGCAGCAGCACGGAGGTGATGCCGGCGCCAAACCGGGGGCCGCGCGGGTCGATGCCGCGCGGCGCGGCATCCGGCTGTTCAGGCACGCGCCGACGATCCGGTCAGCCGAGCCAGTTCCAGCTCGACCACGCGGCGGTTGGGAACCCCGCCGAAACGGGTCTGGATGACCCCGTCGCCGTCGAGGATGAGGGTCGTCGGGGTCTGCAGGATCTGGAAGTGCTTGGCGATGTCGGGCCGGTGCGTGAGATCGACATCCAGGTGCAGCACGCCGTCGCGGTCTTCGGCGAGGGCGGACAGCACCCGGTGCACGCCGGGGCAGCGCGCGCACAGCTCGGTGCTGAACTGCAGCAGCGTCGCGGTGTCGCCCAGCCGCTCGGCGCCGAGGCGCTGCGGATCGACGACTTCGTTGGGAATCTGCCGCTGCGGCCGGCCCTGTCGCCACCGTGCGAAAGCGCCAACGCCCAGCGTCACCGCGAGCAGCGCGGTGAGCACATAGACAGCATCGACGAGGTTCACCACGGCCCAGGCTAACGGGTGGCTCTGGACGAAGAGCAACAATGACGATTGTGACGGCGCGGCGACGCACCCTGCGGGCCCGCGGCCGGTGGGGTCGGCCGCGGGTATCGTGGCAGCCGTGACCACGGCGATCCCTACCCCTTACGAGGACCTCCTACGCGACGTGCTGGCCCACGGCACGCACAAGGATGACCGCACCGGCACCGGGACGACGAGCGTGTTCGGCCGTCAAATCCGGTTCGATCTGGCCGAGGGGTTCCCCCTCATCACCACCAAGCGCGTGCACTTCAAGTCGATCGCCTATGAGTTGCTGTGGTTCCTGCGCGGCGAATCGAGCGTGACCTGGCTGCAGGATCACGGCGTGACGATCTGGGACGAGTGGGCGGATGCCGCCGGTGAGCTTGGCCCGGTCTACGGCGTGCAGTGGCGGTCGTGGCCGACCCCCGATGGCGGTCACATCGACCAGATCTCGCAGATCATCGAGCAGATCCGCACCAACCCCGACTCGCGGCGCCTGATCGTGTCGGCCTGGAACGTCGCCGACATCCCGAACATGGCCCTCGCGCCCTGCCACGCGCTGTTCCAGTTCTACGTCGCCGACGGCAAGCTGTCCTGCCAGCTGTACCAGCGCAGCGCCGACATGTTCCTGGGGGTGCCGTTCAACATCGCCTCGTACGCGCTGCTCACGCTCATGGTCGCGCAGCAGGCGGGCCTGGAGCCGGGCGACTTCGTCTGGACCGGCGGGGACTGCCACATCTACGACAACCACCTCGACCAGGTGCGGCAGCAGCTGGACCGCGCGCCCTACCCGTATCCGACGCTGCGCTTCGCCCGCACGCCGGAGTCGATCTTCGACTACCGGTTCGAGGACTTCGTCGTCGAGGACTACCAGCATCACCCCGCGATCCGCGGGGCGGTCGCGGTATGACCGCACCCATCGGCCTCGTCTGGGCCGAGGCCGAGGGCGGGGTGATCGGCGCCGACGGCGGCATGCCCTGGTACGTGCCCGAAGACCTCGCGCACTTCAAGGCCGTCACCGCCGGCGCCCCCGTCGTGATGGGGCGCCGGACGTGGGAGTCGTTTCCGGCGCGGTTCCGGCCGCTGCCCGGGCGCCGCAACATCGTGATCACGGGCAACGAGCAGTGGTCTGCCGATGGTGCGGAGCGGGCAGCGTCGCTTGACGCGGCGCTGCAGCTCGCGCAGGCCGCTGAGCCGGAGCGCATCTGGGTCATCGGCGGCGGCCGACTGTTCCGTGAGGCGATCGGGCGGGCCGACCGGCTCGAGGTCACCGAACTGGACACCCGCGTCGACGGCGACACCTTCGCCCCCGACCGCGACGGGTGGCAGGTCGTGGCCGCGGAACCGGACGCCGGGTGGTCCACCTCGCGTGAGGGCATCCGGTATCGCTTCCTCCGGCTCGAACGCGCGTCGTAGGGTCACCTCATGGCCAAGACGGCACTGATCACCGGCGCGAGCTCGGGCCTCGGCGCGGAATTCGCCCGGCAACTCGCCGCGCGCGGCATGGACCTGGTGCTCGTCGCCCGCGATCGCGACGCCCTCGACGCCCTGTGCCGGCGCCTGCGCGACGAGCACGGCGTGCATGCCGAGGCGCTCGCCGCGGACCTGCTGGACCCGGCCCAGCTCGCCGACGTCGTGGCCCGGCTGCGCGACGGCGAGCACCCCGTGGACATGCTGGTCAACAACGCCGGGTTCGGGCTGCCGTTGGCGTTCGAGCGCAATGACATCGAGGACGAGCAGCGGCACCTCGACCTGCACGTGGCGGTGCCGATGCGCCTCATGCACGCCGTACTGCCGGGGATGCTGGAGCGCCGTCGCGGCCGCATCGTCAACGTGGCATCCGTCGCCGCTTTCACCCCGCGATCGACGTACGGCGCCGTCAAGGGCTGGCTCATCAGCTTCAGCCGGTGGGCGAACGTGGCCTACGGCCCCCGGGGCGTGACGGTCACGGCGGTGTGTCCCGGGTTCACGCACACCAACTTCCACGAGCGGATGGGCATGGCCCTCGGCCGCGAGGGCGTGCCTGGCTGGATGTGGCTCAACGCCGGTGACGTCGTCGCGGCGGCGCTGCGCGACGTCGCACGGGGCAAGAGCGTGTCGGTGCCGTCGCTGCGTTACAAGGTGCTCGTGGGCCTCACCCGCGTCCTCCCGGACCGGCTGGTCGTGGCGACCGCATCGCGGGGCCGCTGATCAGGCGAACCGCCCCAGCCGGATGCCGGCGTAGGCGAGCGCGGCCACCGTCTCCCCGTCCGAGATCGTCCCGTCCGCGATCATGGCGACCACCTCGCCGAACGGCACCCACCGCACCGCGCGGATGCCCTCCTCGGCCTGCGTGTGCGCGGCATCCGCCACCGCCGCGATGCCGCGGGCGAGGAAGACGTGCTCTGCGGCCACCGCGACGCCGTTGAGCGCGTTCATCGCGCCGATCGCCTGCCAACCGGATGCCGTGACGCCGGCTTCCTCGGCCAGCTCGCGCTGCGCCGCGACCAGCGGGTCCTCGCCGTCGGAGCCACCGGCGGGCACCTCGAGCGAGACGCCGACGGTGTACCGGTCGACTTCGACCAGGCACACGCGGTCCGCTTCGTCGATCGCGACGACGAAGACGGCCGGATGCCGCATCTCGACGACGCCGTAGATGCCGTCCCCGGCGGGGCCGCTGACGGTGTCCTCCCGGACGCGGATCCACCGGTTGCCGTACACCTCGCGGCTCGTGCGCGTCTGCCAGGTCATGCCGCGACCCTATCGGGGCAGTGCGAACGAACCGATACCCTGGGAGCATGACGCATCAGGCCAACCCGTTCGGACAGGTCCTCGTCGCGCTGGTCACTCCGATGACCGCCGACGGCGAAGTCGACTGGCCCGCGGTCGAGAAGCACATCGACGACGTCATCACCGCCGGGGCCGACGGCATCGTCGTCACCGGCACGACGGGGGAGACCAGCACGCTCACCGACCCCGAGAAGATCCGCCTGGTGGAGGTGGGCCGGGACGTCGCGGCCGGACGCGCCAAGATCATCACCGGCGGCGGCTCGAACGAGACCGCCCACGCGATCGAGCTCTACAAGGCCAGCGAGAAGGTCGGTGCCGACGGCATCATGATCGTCACGCCGTACTACAACAAGCCCACGCAGGCGGGCATCCTCACGCACTTCCGGCTGGTGGCCGATGCCACCGACCTGCCGGTCATCCTGTACGACATCCCGGGGCGCACCGGCGTCCCGATCAAGTACGAGACGATCCTCCGTCTCGCCAAGCACCCGAACATCCTCGCGATCAAAGACGCCAAGGGCGACTTCAGCGAGGTCAGCCGGGTGCTGAACCAAACCGATCTGATGTACTTCTCGGGCGACGACGCGAACGCGTTGCCGCACCTCGCCATCGGCGCGACGGGACTCATCGGCGTGACCGCGAACATCGCGGCTGCGCCGTACCGCGTGATGATCGACGCCGTGAACCGGGGCGACCTCGCCGCGGCCACGGCGGCGCACCAGCAGCTGGAACCGCTGGTGCGGGCGGTCATGACCCACGTCCCGGGCACCGTGAGCGCGAAGTACATCCTGCACGGCCTCGGTCGCATCTCCAGCCCCCGCGTCCGCCTGCCCCTGGTGGGGCCGGAGGAGTGGGAAGCGGCGATGATCGAGGATGAGCTTGCCCTGGTGACCGACGTCGTCGGCGCTGATTTCTCCAATTTCCGTCCCGACCGCAATGCGGCAGCAGGCGGCGCACTCCCGAAGGTCCACGGCACCACACGATGAGCCCCAACGCGATCACTTCGCCCCCCACCCTCGCCCCCGGAACCCTCCGCGTCACGCCTCTCGGCGGACTCGGGGAGATCGGGCGCAACATGACCGTCTTCGAGTACGAGGGCAAGCTCCTCATCGTCGACTGCGGCGTGCTGTTCCCCGAGGAGCACCAGCCGGGGGTGGACCTGATCCTGCCCGACTTCGAGCCGATCAAGCACCGCCTCAATGACATCGTCGGGGTCGTGCTCACGCACGGTCACGAAGACCACATCGGCGCCGTGCCCTACCTGCTGCGCCTCAAGCGCGACATCCCGCTGATCGGCTCAGGGCTGACCCTCGCCCTGGTCGAGGCGAAGCTCAAAGAGCACCGCATCAAGCCGTACTCGCTCACCGTGAAAGAGGGCCAGGACGAGCGGGTCGGCCCGTTCGACCTCGAGTTCGTCGCGGTGAACCACTCCATCCCGGACGCGCTCGCCGTCGCGATCAAGACCCCGGCGGGCACGGTGCTGGCCACCGGCGACTTCAAGATGGACCAGTTGCCGCTGGACGGCCGCCTGACCGACCTGCGCGCCTTCGCCCGTCTCGGTGAGGAGGGCGTCGACCTGTTCCTCGTCGACTCCACCAACGCCGACGTCCCCGGCTTCACCCCGCTGGAGCGGTCGATCGGCCCGGTCCTTGACCAGGTCATCGGCAAGGCCCCGCGCCGCGTGATCGTCGCGAGCTTCTCCAGCCACGTGCACCGCGTGCAGCAGGTGCTGGATGCCGCACACGCCAACGGCCGCCGCGTGGCACTGCTGGGCCGCAGCATGCTGCGCAACATGACGATCGCCGCGGACCTCGGCTACCTCACCGTGCCCGAGGGCGTGCTGATCGACTACAAGAAGGCCCAGGACCTGCCCGACGACAAGATCGTCTTCATGTCCACCGGGT is drawn from Microbacterium sp. zg-B96 and contains these coding sequences:
- a CDS encoding ABC transporter ATP-binding protein, whose translation is MTQALLELHDVTRSFPGPPEVQALKGVNLRVDRGDYVSIVGSSGSGKSTMLNILGLLDRPSVGEYRIDGVVTGTLTENERAAVRARRIGFVFQSFHLMPRRTVLDNVLMPMLYSGVPRGEREHRARRTLERVGLSHRTEFLPTTLSGGERQRVAVARAVVSTPSVLLADEPTGNLDAATSEEVMALFDDLRADGLTLVVITHDAAVAALADRRVRIADGRLTEEA
- a CDS encoding ABC transporter permease; the encoded protein is MVRWFRRRRAAASDPIATHILVTQVPRADRYTAADLLVEATADIGSRPGRLAMTLVGTVLGIGALVATIGFSQTAAHQIARQFDAVKATQVVVAPGEARTSSGGSAATTRLPWDGVDRVVRLVGVEAATLIADVSLGTDTITAVPVNDPSAPATASPDLIASTPGLLDVLGGHLVTGRMFDAGHDERADRVVVLGAGAAERLGINRVDSQPSVFIGGVPYAVLGVFDGVQARGDLLDAVVVPMRTARHERALGAPGQMQIRIVMGTGPQVGEQSAIALSPDAPENLEVSAPSARSDLGDSVSADVNVVFLVLGGIVLLAGALGIANVTMLNVIERVPEIGLRRALGSTGRQIASQFVVESIIIGLLGGLLGAALAVLSVVGFAAVQQWTPVINPWIAVGGAVLGAVVGLVAGWFPARRASRIEPVTALRGGS
- a CDS encoding GNAT family N-acetyltransferase → MVSLRPAPVDDPTARELLTEYFGMRAEGFPEQAYRTVFPEVNTFTPPAGVFLLALDDDGRAVGCGGIRLIPDGPHGRRYEVKHLFLRPETRGRGWGRVLLAGLEARAREWGAGELVLDTHHTLQAAGRLYAASGFEAIEPYNDNPNATRWYGKVL
- the dapB gene encoding 4-hydroxy-tetrahydrodipicolinate reductase yields the protein MTTRVAIVGGTGKLGSIVRDVVADLDDFELVASLSSSSDLAEMDAADLVVDTSTPAVSIDAVRHAIEQGKQLLIGTSGWSAERIALVRPLVQQAGTGAVFIPNFSLGSVLGSALAAASAPFFPSIEIIEAHRETKVDSPSGTAVRTAELIAAGRAAVGPVESPYVDQRARGQQVASVPIHSLRRPGVVARQETILSGPGESLSIVHDTIDPARAYAPGIRLALQAARDARGVTVGLDSFLDIGLRVPGTESTGKPVDEGGVPGQVARTTGA
- a CDS encoding TIGR01777 family oxidoreductase codes for the protein MTDQPIPRRVVLAGASGLIGRALARSLRADGIGVTTLVRHEPTAPDEVTWLRDDRPLDPAVLAGADAVVGLNGASIGRFPWTASYRHELLWSRITPTQALASAVRALGDDAPAFVSASAVGYYGSAPGTPLTEHSGRGETFLADLCGEWESAAFAAGDRARVAVLRTAPVVHRDGVLKPLILLTRAGLAGPIGRGTQVWPWISLDDQVRAIRHVITGDIEGPVNLVGPQRATANDLGFALAVQLNRPYVLRAPVWALRLVLGRDATEALLTTDAHVVPEVLQRTGFTFDHPTVEAAVAAALAV
- a CDS encoding OsmC family peroxiredoxin; translated protein: MSVTSEASTTWKGSLFEGSGETALESSNQGPFAVNWKARSEGSSSVTTPEELIAAAHSACFSMAFSLALAENGTPPEQIETTASVTFVPGKGITGSHLNVNATVPGLSPEDFARLAEEAKTGCPVSAALAGIEITLEATLA
- a CDS encoding DUF4395 domain-containing protein, translating into MPEQPDAAPRGIDPRGPRFGAGITSVLLLGTVLLSLVGISTARGPFGWFAYQPLADEVFLPQGWTVSSASLAQRALDPGFLALLVVALLFLWGVLSPRTAPWGVLYRRFIQARLAPPTDLEDPRPPRFAQGVGLFVSVVGLALHLAGVPWALPIAAAMAFMAAFLNAVFGLCLGCRLYLLLQRIGLVGRARPTAA
- a CDS encoding thioredoxin family protein → MNLVDAVYVLTALLAVTLGVGAFARWRQGRPQRQIPNEVVDPQRLGAERLGDTATLLQFSTELCARCPGVHRVLSALAEDRDGVLHLDVDLTHRPDIAKHFQILQTPTTLILDGDGVIQTRFGGVPNRRVVELELARLTGSSARA
- a CDS encoding thymidylate synthase codes for the protein MTTAIPTPYEDLLRDVLAHGTHKDDRTGTGTTSVFGRQIRFDLAEGFPLITTKRVHFKSIAYELLWFLRGESSVTWLQDHGVTIWDEWADAAGELGPVYGVQWRSWPTPDGGHIDQISQIIEQIRTNPDSRRLIVSAWNVADIPNMALAPCHALFQFYVADGKLSCQLYQRSADMFLGVPFNIASYALLTLMVAQQAGLEPGDFVWTGGDCHIYDNHLDQVRQQLDRAPYPYPTLRFARTPESIFDYRFEDFVVEDYQHHPAIRGAVAV
- a CDS encoding dihydrofolate reductase; the encoded protein is MTAPIGLVWAEAEGGVIGADGGMPWYVPEDLAHFKAVTAGAPVVMGRRTWESFPARFRPLPGRRNIVITGNEQWSADGAERAASLDAALQLAQAAEPERIWVIGGGRLFREAIGRADRLEVTELDTRVDGDTFAPDRDGWQVVAAEPDAGWSTSREGIRYRFLRLERAS
- a CDS encoding SDR family oxidoreductase, coding for MAKTALITGASSGLGAEFARQLAARGMDLVLVARDRDALDALCRRLRDEHGVHAEALAADLLDPAQLADVVARLRDGEHPVDMLVNNAGFGLPLAFERNDIEDEQRHLDLHVAVPMRLMHAVLPGMLERRRGRIVNVASVAAFTPRSTYGAVKGWLISFSRWANVAYGPRGVTVTAVCPGFTHTNFHERMGMALGREGVPGWMWLNAGDVVAAALRDVARGKSVSVPSLRYKVLVGLTRVLPDRLVVATASRGR
- a CDS encoding NUDIX hydrolase, translating into MTWQTRTSREVYGNRWIRVREDTVSGPAGDGIYGVVEMRHPAVFVVAIDEADRVCLVEVDRYTVGVSLEVPAGGSDGEDPLVAAQRELAEEAGVTASGWQAIGAMNALNGVAVAAEHVFLARGIAAVADAAHTQAEEGIRAVRWVPFGEVVAMIADGTISDGETVAALAYAGIRLGRFA
- the dapA gene encoding 4-hydroxy-tetrahydrodipicolinate synthase; the protein is MTHQANPFGQVLVALVTPMTADGEVDWPAVEKHIDDVITAGADGIVVTGTTGETSTLTDPEKIRLVEVGRDVAAGRAKIITGGGSNETAHAIELYKASEKVGADGIMIVTPYYNKPTQAGILTHFRLVADATDLPVILYDIPGRTGVPIKYETILRLAKHPNILAIKDAKGDFSEVSRVLNQTDLMYFSGDDANALPHLAIGATGLIGVTANIAAAPYRVMIDAVNRGDLAAATAAHQQLEPLVRAVMTHVPGTVSAKYILHGLGRISSPRVRLPLVGPEEWEAAMIEDELALVTDVVGADFSNFRPDRNAAAGGALPKVHGTTR
- a CDS encoding ribonuclease J; protein product: MSPNAITSPPTLAPGTLRVTPLGGLGEIGRNMTVFEYEGKLLIVDCGVLFPEEHQPGVDLILPDFEPIKHRLNDIVGVVLTHGHEDHIGAVPYLLRLKRDIPLIGSGLTLALVEAKLKEHRIKPYSLTVKEGQDERVGPFDLEFVAVNHSIPDALAVAIKTPAGTVLATGDFKMDQLPLDGRLTDLRAFARLGEEGVDLFLVDSTNADVPGFTPLERSIGPVLDQVIGKAPRRVIVASFSSHVHRVQQVLDAAHANGRRVALLGRSMLRNMTIAADLGYLTVPEGVLIDYKKAQDLPDDKIVFMSTGSQGEPMAVLSRMANLDHAIEPGPGDTVILASSLIPGNENAVYRVIDGLTKLGATVVHKGNAKVHVSGHAAAGELLYCYNILKPKNVLPVHGEYRHLMANAKLAQDTGIPAERTIIGENGTVVDLKDGIATVVGQLDIGFVYVDGSTVGEITDADLKDRRILGEEGFISVIVVVDAATGRVITGPEIHARGFAEDDSVFDDVKPKIAAALADAAKSGVRDSHALSQIVRRTIGRWVNQRLRRRPMIVPLVIEA